A single Pan troglodytes isolate AG18354 chromosome 19, NHGRI_mPanTro3-v2.0_pri, whole genome shotgun sequence DNA region contains:
- the EPN3 gene encoding epsin-3 isoform X1, producing MTTSALRRQVKNIVHNYSEAEIKVREATSNDPWGPPSSLMSEIADLTFNTVAFTEVMGMLWRRLNDSGKNWRHVYKALTLLDYLLKTGSERVAHQCRENLYTIQTLKDFQYIDRDGKDQGVNVREKVKQVMALLKDEERLRQERTHALKTKERMALEGIGIGSGQLGFSRRYGEDYSRSRGSPSSYNSSSSSPRYTSDLEQARPQTSGEEELQLQLALAMSREEAEKPVPPASHRDEDLQLQLALRLSRQEHEKEVRSWRGDGSPMANGAGAMVHRQRDREPEREERKEEEKLKTSQSSILDLADIFVPALAPPSTHCSADPWDIPGFRLNTEASGSSWGPSADPWSPIPSGTVLSRSQPWDLTPMLSSSEPWGRTPVLPARPPTTDPWALNSPHHKLPSTGADPWGASLETSDTPGGASTFDPFAKPPESTETKEGLEQALPSGKPSSPVELDLFGDPSPSSKQNGTKEPDALDLGILGEALTQPSKEARACRTPESFLGPSASSLVNLDSLVKATQVAKTRNPFLTGLSAPSPTNPFGAGEPGRPTLNQMRTGSPALGLAGGPVGAPLGSMTYSASLPLPLSSVPAGLTLPASVSVFPQAGAFAPPPAGLPQPLLPTPSSAGPRPPPPQTGTNPFL from the exons ATGACGACCTCCGCACTCCGGCGCCAGGTGAAGAACATCGTGCACAACTACTCCGAGGCAGAAATCAAGGTGCGCGAGGCCACCAGCAATGACCCCTGGGGCCCCCCTAGTTCGCTCATGTCCGAGATCGCTGACCTGACCTTCAACACAGTGGCCTTCACCGAGGTCATGGGCATGCTGTGGCGGCGGCTCAATGACAGCGGCAAGAACTGGCGGCACGTGTACAAGGCTCTAACATTGCTGGACTACCTGCTCAAGACGGGCTCCGAGCGGGTGGCCCACCAGTGCCGCGAGAACCTCTACACCATCCAGACACTCAAGGACTTCCAGTACATCGACCGCGACGGCAAGGACCAGGGCGTCAACGTGCGCGAGAAGGTCAAGCAGGTGATGGCCCTGCTCAAGGATGAGGAGCGGCTGCGGCAGGAGCGAACCCACGCCCTCAAGACCAAGGAGCGCATGGCACTGGAGGGCATCGGCATTGGCAGTGGGCAGCTGGGCTTCAGCCGCCGCTACGGCGAGGACTACAGCCGCTCCCGGGGCTCCCCGTCCTCCTACAACT CCTCCTCTTCGTCACCCCGCTATACCTCCGACCTGGAGCAGGCCCGGCCTCAGACGTCAGGGGAAGAGGAACTGCAGCTGCAGCTGGCCCTAGCCATGAGCCGTGAGGAGGCAGAGAAG CCTGTCCCCCCAGCCTCCCACAGGGACGAGGACCTGCAGCTGCAGCTGGCTCTGCGCCTGAGCCGGCAGGAGCACGAGAAG GAGGTGAGGTCCTGGCGGGGTGATGGCTCCCCCATGGCCAATGGTGCAGGGGCCATGGTCCACCGTCAGCGGGACAGAGAGcctgagagagaagagagaaaggaggaggagaagctaAAAACCAGCCAG TCCTCCATCCTGGACTTGGCTGACATCTTCGTACCTGCCCTGGCCCCgccctccacacactgctctgctGACCCATGGGACATCCCAG GTTTTAGGCTGAACACAGAGGCCAGTGGCTCCTCCTGGGGGCCTTCTGCAGACCCCTGGTCTCCGATCCCCTCAGGAACCGTCCTGTCCCGAAGCCAGCCCTGGGATCTGACTCCCATGCTCTCCTCCTCTGAGCCCTGGGGCAGGACCCCAGTGCTGCCTGCCAGGCCCCCCACCACAGACCCCTGGGCCCTGAACTCTCCCCACCACAAACTCCCCAGCACTGGGGCTGACCCTTGGGGAGCCTCCCTGGAGACCTCCGACACACCTG GTGGTGCCTCGACCTTTGACCCATTTGCCAAACCTCCAGAATCCACAGAGACCAAGGAGGGGCTGGAGCAGGCCCTGCCCTCTGGGAAGCCCAGCAGCCCTGTGG AGCTGGACCTGTTTGGAGACCCCAGCCCCAGTTCCAAGCAAAATGGCACGAAGGAGCCAGATGCCCTGGACCTGGGCATACTAGGGGAAGCACTAACCCAGCCAAGCAAAGAGGCCCGAGCTTGCCGGACTCCCGAGTCCTTCCTGGGCCCCTCAGCTTCCTCCTTGGTCAACCTTGACTCGTTGGTCAAGGCAACCCAGGTTGCAAAGACCCGGAACCCCTTCCTGACAG GTCTCAGCGCTCCGTCCCCCACCAACCCGTTCGGTGCGGGCGAGCCGGGCAGGCCGACGCTAAACCAGATGCGCACCGGGTCGCCGGCGCTGGGCCTGGCAGGCGGGCCTGTGGGGGCACCCCTGGGCTCCATGACCTACAGCGCCTCTCTGCCCCTCCCGCTCAGCAGCGTGCCAGCTGGCTTGACCCTCCCCGCCTCGGTTAGCGTCTTCCCGCAGGCCGGAGCCTTCGCACCGCCCCCAGCTGGCCTGCCGCAGCCGCTGCTGCCCACGCCGAGCTCAGCCGGGCCGCGGCCCCCGCCCCCGCAGACCGGCAC
- the EPN3 gene encoding epsin-3 isoform X2: MTTSALRRQVKNIVHNYSEAEIKVREATSNDPWGPPSSLMSEIADLTFNTVAFTEVMGMLWRRLNDSGKNWRHVYKALTLLDYLLKTGSERVAHQCRENLYTIQTLKDFQYIDRDGKDQGVNVREKVKQVMALLKDEERLRQERTHALKTKERMALEGIGIGSGQLGFSRRYGEDYSRSRGSPSSYNSSSSSPRYTSDLEQARPQTSGEEELQLQLALAMSREEAEKEVRSWRGDGSPMANGAGAMVHRQRDREPEREERKEEEKLKTSQSSILDLADIFVPALAPPSTHCSADPWDIPGFRLNTEASGSSWGPSADPWSPIPSGTVLSRSQPWDLTPMLSSSEPWGRTPVLPARPPTTDPWALNSPHHKLPSTGADPWGASLETSDTPGGASTFDPFAKPPESTETKEGLEQALPSGKPSSPVELDLFGDPSPSSKQNGTKEPDALDLGILGEALTQPSKEARACRTPESFLGPSASSLVNLDSLVKATQVAKTRNPFLTGLSAPSPTNPFGAGEPGRPTLNQMRTGSPALGLAGGPVGAPLGSMTYSASLPLPLSSVPAGLTLPASVSVFPQAGAFAPPPAGLPQPLLPTPSSAGPRPPPPQTGTNPFL, encoded by the exons ATGACGACCTCCGCACTCCGGCGCCAGGTGAAGAACATCGTGCACAACTACTCCGAGGCAGAAATCAAGGTGCGCGAGGCCACCAGCAATGACCCCTGGGGCCCCCCTAGTTCGCTCATGTCCGAGATCGCTGACCTGACCTTCAACACAGTGGCCTTCACCGAGGTCATGGGCATGCTGTGGCGGCGGCTCAATGACAGCGGCAAGAACTGGCGGCACGTGTACAAGGCTCTAACATTGCTGGACTACCTGCTCAAGACGGGCTCCGAGCGGGTGGCCCACCAGTGCCGCGAGAACCTCTACACCATCCAGACACTCAAGGACTTCCAGTACATCGACCGCGACGGCAAGGACCAGGGCGTCAACGTGCGCGAGAAGGTCAAGCAGGTGATGGCCCTGCTCAAGGATGAGGAGCGGCTGCGGCAGGAGCGAACCCACGCCCTCAAGACCAAGGAGCGCATGGCACTGGAGGGCATCGGCATTGGCAGTGGGCAGCTGGGCTTCAGCCGCCGCTACGGCGAGGACTACAGCCGCTCCCGGGGCTCCCCGTCCTCCTACAACT CCTCCTCTTCGTCACCCCGCTATACCTCCGACCTGGAGCAGGCCCGGCCTCAGACGTCAGGGGAAGAGGAACTGCAGCTGCAGCTGGCCCTAGCCATGAGCCGTGAGGAGGCAGAGAAG GAGGTGAGGTCCTGGCGGGGTGATGGCTCCCCCATGGCCAATGGTGCAGGGGCCATGGTCCACCGTCAGCGGGACAGAGAGcctgagagagaagagagaaaggaggaggagaagctaAAAACCAGCCAG TCCTCCATCCTGGACTTGGCTGACATCTTCGTACCTGCCCTGGCCCCgccctccacacactgctctgctGACCCATGGGACATCCCAG GTTTTAGGCTGAACACAGAGGCCAGTGGCTCCTCCTGGGGGCCTTCTGCAGACCCCTGGTCTCCGATCCCCTCAGGAACCGTCCTGTCCCGAAGCCAGCCCTGGGATCTGACTCCCATGCTCTCCTCCTCTGAGCCCTGGGGCAGGACCCCAGTGCTGCCTGCCAGGCCCCCCACCACAGACCCCTGGGCCCTGAACTCTCCCCACCACAAACTCCCCAGCACTGGGGCTGACCCTTGGGGAGCCTCCCTGGAGACCTCCGACACACCTG GTGGTGCCTCGACCTTTGACCCATTTGCCAAACCTCCAGAATCCACAGAGACCAAGGAGGGGCTGGAGCAGGCCCTGCCCTCTGGGAAGCCCAGCAGCCCTGTGG AGCTGGACCTGTTTGGAGACCCCAGCCCCAGTTCCAAGCAAAATGGCACGAAGGAGCCAGATGCCCTGGACCTGGGCATACTAGGGGAAGCACTAACCCAGCCAAGCAAAGAGGCCCGAGCTTGCCGGACTCCCGAGTCCTTCCTGGGCCCCTCAGCTTCCTCCTTGGTCAACCTTGACTCGTTGGTCAAGGCAACCCAGGTTGCAAAGACCCGGAACCCCTTCCTGACAG GTCTCAGCGCTCCGTCCCCCACCAACCCGTTCGGTGCGGGCGAGCCGGGCAGGCCGACGCTAAACCAGATGCGCACCGGGTCGCCGGCGCTGGGCCTGGCAGGCGGGCCTGTGGGGGCACCCCTGGGCTCCATGACCTACAGCGCCTCTCTGCCCCTCCCGCTCAGCAGCGTGCCAGCTGGCTTGACCCTCCCCGCCTCGGTTAGCGTCTTCCCGCAGGCCGGAGCCTTCGCACCGCCCCCAGCTGGCCTGCCGCAGCCGCTGCTGCCCACGCCGAGCTCAGCCGGGCCGCGGCCCCCGCCCCCGCAGACCGGCAC